Proteins from a genomic interval of Eschrichtius robustus isolate mEscRob2 chromosome 18, mEscRob2.pri, whole genome shotgun sequence:
- the SERPINE3 gene encoding serpin E3: protein MRSLLLVLFLLHAGPPGGASDLPEDLTLLRTELALRLYRIVATDGNRTNLVLSPAGAFIPLELLQFGAQGNTRRQLVQALGYTVHDPRVREWLRAVYAALPSASPGSKLELTCTLYVQTGMPLAPCFVEQVSQWANSSLEAANLREPNGTTILANGWAPRQTTGERPAGSTWEQGGGGGGVGSAQLVLVSTVSFQSAWRHRFSFSDTQLLPFTCARDVVLQVPMMYQTAEVNYGQFQDPAGHQVGVLELPYLGSAASLLLVLPRDRDTPLSHIEPHLTASILHIWTSSLKRARMDVFLPRFRIQNHFNLKNILYSWGVTDLFDPLKANLKGISGQDGVYVSEAIHKAKIEVSEEGTKASAATALLLLKRSRIPIFKADRPFIFFLREPNTAFVFSIGRVSNPLN from the exons ATGAGGTCTCTCCTGCTCgttctcttcctccttcatgCCGGCCCCCCTGGCGGAGCCAGCGACCTCCCTGAGGACCTGACGTTGCTGAGGACGGAGCTCGCGCTTCGCCTCTACCGGATCGTGGCCACAGACGGCAACCGAACCAACCTGGTCCTCTCCCCCGCCGGCGCGTTCATCCCTCTGGAGCTCCTGCAGTTCGGAGCCCAGGGGAACACCCGGAGGCAGCTGGTCCAGGCCCTGGGGTACACCGTCCACG ACCCAAGGGTAAGAGAGTGGCTTCGAGCTGTTTATGCCGCGCTACCCAGCGCCAGCCCTGGCTCCAAGCTGGAGCTGACCTGCACCCTCTACGTGCAAACGGGGATGCCACTCGCCCCCTGCTTCGTGGAGCAGGTCTCCCAGTGGGCCAACAGCAGCCTGGAGGCAGCCAACCTCAGGGAGCCCAATGGCACCACCATCCTGGCCAACGGATGGGCCCCCAGGCAGACCACAG GCGAGCGCCCCGCGGGCTCCACGTGGGAgcaaggcggcggcggcggcggcgtgggCTCCGCACAGCTGGTGCTGGTGAGCACCGTGTCCTTCCAGAGCGCCTGGCGGCACCGGTTCTCCTTCTCGGACACTCAGCTCCTGCCTTTCACCTGTGCGCGGGACGTCGTCCTCCAGGTCCCCATGATGTACCAAACGGCCGAGGTCAACTACG GCCAGTTCCAGGACCCCGCGGGCCATCAGGTAGGGGTGCTCGAGCTGCCGTACCTGGGAAGTGCGGCCAGTCTCCTCCTGGTGCTGCCGAGAGACAGAGACACCCCACTGAGCCACATTGAGCCTCACCTCACAGCCAGCATTCTCCACATCTGGACCTCCAGCCTGAAGAGAGCCAGGATGGACGTGTTCCTGCCCAG gtttaGGATCCAAAATCATTTcaacttgaaaaacattttatattcctGGGGAGTTACCGATCTCTTCGACCCACTCAAAGCTAACTTGAAAGGAATTTCAG GCCAAGATGGCGTTTATGTTTCTGAAGCAATCCACAAGGCCAAGATTGAGGTTTCAGAGGAAGGCACCAAGGCATCTGCAGCTACAG CTCTGTTGTTACTGAAAAGGTCTCGGATTCCTATTTTTAAAGCAGATCGGCCATTCATCTTTTTCCTGAGAGAACCCAACACAG CATTTGTCTTCAGTATTGGGAGAGTTTCAAATCCCCTAAACTGA